A stretch of Mauremys reevesii isolate NIE-2019 linkage group 25, ASM1616193v1, whole genome shotgun sequence DNA encodes these proteins:
- the ASB8 gene encoding ankyrin repeat and SOCS box protein 8, whose translation MWYIMQSIQSKYSLSERLIRTITAIRSFPHDNVEDLISRGADVNCMHGILKPLHCACMVADADCVELLLQKGAEVNALDGYNRTALHYAAEKDETCVEILLEYGANPSALDGNKDTPLHWAAFKNNAECVRTLLENGALVNARDYNDDTPLSWAAMKGNLESVSILLDFGAEVRVVNLKGQTPISRLVALLVRGLGTEREDSCFDLLHRAIGHFDLRKNGNMPREVMRDQQLCEKLTLLCSAPGTLKTLSRYALRRSLGVQFLPDAVKELPLPESLKEYLLLLR comes from the exons ATGTGGTATATTATGCAGAGCATTCAGAGTAAATACTCCTTGTCAGAGCGGTTGATCCGGACTATAACAGCCATACGATCTTTCCCACATGATAATGTTGAAGATCTTATCAGCAGG GGAGCCGACGTTAACTGTATGCACGGCATTCTGAAGCCGCTACACTGCGCTTGTATGGTTGCTGATGCGGATTGCGTTGAACTACTGCTGCAAAAAGGAGCGGAG GTCAACGCCCTAGACGGGTACAACCGAACAGCCCTTCATTATGCAGCAGAAAAAGATGAGACCTGCGTTGAGATCCTCTTAGAATACGGCGCAAACCCCAGTGCGCTGGATGGGAACAAGGACACGCCCCTCCATTGGGCTGCCTTTAAAAACAATGCGGAGTGCGTCCGAACGCTTTTGGAGAACGGCGCCTTGGTTAATGCTCGGGATTATAATGATGACACACCCCTGAGCTGGGCTGCCATGAAGGGAAACCTAGAGAGCGTGAGCATACTCCTGGATTTCGGAGCGGAGGTCAGGGTGGTTAATTTGAAAGGCCAGACGCCGATATCTAGGCTGGTTGCGTTGTTGGTCAGAGGACTTGGTACCGAGCGAGAAGATTCTTGCTTTGATCTTCTTCACAGAGCTATTGGACACTTTGATTTAAGGAAAAATGGGAATATGCCCAGGGAGGTAATGAGAGATCAGCAGCTGTGTGAAAAacttaccctgctctgctccgCCCCAGGTACCTTAAAGACGCTGTCTCGCTACGCGCTGCGGCGCAGCCTGGGTGTCCAGTTCCTGCCAGATGCAGTGAAGGAGCTTCCTTTGCCTGAGTCCCTGAAAGAATATCTGTTGCTCCTTAGATAA